Genomic segment of Synechococcus sp. A18-25c:
TCCGCAACGAGGGCGTCAGCACCCGCCATAACCCTGAATTCACCTCGGTGGAGATTTACCAGGCCTACAGCGATTACATCGGGATGATGGAGCTCACCGAGCAGATGGTGAGCTCGGTCTGTCAGGAGGTCTGCGGCACCACCACCCTCACCTATCAGGGAACCGAGATTGATCTGGCCCCGCCTTGGCGTCGCGCCACCATGCATGAGCTGGTGGAGGACGCCACCGGACTGGATTTCAACAGCTTTACTCGCCGTGATGACGCAGCGACCGCGATGCAGGCGAAAGGCCTGCATGCACCTGAGCTGGCTGATTCGGTGGGTCGATTGCTGAACGAAGCCTTTGAGCAGTCGGTGGAGTCGACGCTGATCCAGCCCACATTCGTGATCGATTACCCGGTGGAGATTTCACCCCTGGCGCGCCCGCATCGCAGCAAGCCTGGACTGGTCGAACGCTTTGAGCTGTTCATTGTGGGTCGTGAACATGCCAATGCGTTCAGTGAGCTCACCGATCCTGTGGATCAGCGCCAGCGCCTGGAAGCGCAGCAGGAGCGCAAGGCTGCCGGCGATCTCGAGGCCCAGGGTCTGGATGAAGATTTCGTCACGGCCTTAGAAGTGGGCATGCCGCCGACGGGCGGGCTTGGCATCGGCATTGATCGGCTGGTGATGCTGCTTACCGACAGTCCTTCGATCCGCGATGTGATCGCCTTCCCGCTGCTGCGGCCCGACGCTTAAAGCAGTCCTTCAAGCCGGAATTGGCCACCCTGAACCCTCAGGGTGGATAATGGTTCACAGTGGCATGGTCCCTTTCCCATGAGTGGTGAGCGCGTAGGTTTCCGCTTCAAGCACGCCGATGCGGTGGTCAAGCGCAATCCCCAGGGGCGCTCCCGCCGTGGCTGGGTGATGGAGCCGGTGGAGCAGACCACCAGCCGAGGCACCAAAATGCCCGCCTATCGCATCCGCTGGCGAGACAGTGAGCGTCCTGAGATCGTGTTGCAGCACATGCTGATTGCCGATCCTGACCCCACGCCTCCACCCGAAAATGTGAGTCTCGAGCCCCCTGCCCCCAAGGCTTGAGGGTCGCTTTCAGCTGAGGCCCTGACGGCGCCTCAGCTCCTCCAGCTCCTGGTGGGCCTCGAACAAGGCCCAGTCTTCATCCAGGCTGCGTTGTCCCGATTGTTGACTGGCCTGCTGGTTGAGGTCAGAGATCTGACGGTCGAGGTCCTTGAAGCTCTGTCCGAGCCGATCCAGCTCTGTCCAGAGAACTCTGCCTTGATTCATCAAGGTGCTGACGTGGTCTTTGGCCCGCTGCGCCAGGTCATCGGCACCGGCATCGCGGGCTTTGTCGCTGCGTGCACCCCAGGCCTGCACCTGTTCGGCAAGCGACAGCAACTGGCGACGTAGGTCCCGGGCTTGCAGCTGCATCTGATCGCGTCTTCGGCAGAGATCGCGTTGCCGGTCCTGCAGGTGCTGCTCCTGGAGCAGACGATCTTGATCGGGATTGGAACGCAGAAACGCGTCCAGGCGCTCTTCCAGATTGCGCTCCAGTTGATCCAGCCAGGTGGGGGCCATCAGTTGGTCTGGCCGGCCTGGTCCGGTGCTCGGGTGATTAATGGTGCTTCGATCTCCTCCTGGAGCGGCGTGATCGCTGCTTCGCGGGAACGCAGCATCAGCTGCGTCAGCCGCGCCACCGCCCCTTCCCCCATTTCGAGTTGGCCGATCCGCTCGAACGCTCCCATGTAAATCGCCTCCAGTTCGCTGATCAGCTGCTCACGCTGGGCCTTGATCGTCTGACGTCGTTCTTCAAGTCCCATGGCTGTGCTTCAGCGGCTCTAATGTTCAGTCTGCCGGTTCCAGCCAGTGCAGGGAGAGGTCGTCGGCCGGGTCGTGCCAGCGGCGACACCAGCGCCAACCTGCGGCTTCAGCCAGATCACAGGCCATCTCGGGTGAATACTTGACGCTGTATTCCGTCACCAGCGGTTCACCAGCGGCAAAGCGCCAGGAGCTGGAACCGATGGAGACGGTCTGTTCGCAGTCGCTCACCAGAACCATCTGCACGCGGCTGTGCGCCGCTTGCCATTGCGCCTGATAAGAGAATCGTTGGGGCTGAAAATCGGCGCTCAGGTCCCGGTTCAGGCGCTGCAGCAAATTGCGGGCGAAGGCGGCGGAGATGCCTGCCGCATCGTCGTAGGCGGCTTCCAGCCTTGTCTGCGATTTGGGCTGATCCAAACCGAGCAGCAGGGGGCCGCCATCCAGCAGCAGGCGGAAGCGCCGCAACAGCCGAACTGCTTCCTCCTGCGTGAAGTTGCCGAGGGAGCTGCCAGGGAAAAAGCCCAGACGTCGCTGCCCTTGCAGCAGCGGGTGGTCAGGCAGGACCTCCAGCCGGCTGTGATCGCAGCAGATGCCCAGCATCGGCACCCCGGGGTGCGCAGCTTGCAGTGCGGCTGTGGCCTGCTGGAGATGGGCTGCACTGATGTCGAGTGCCACATAGGCCGCGGGTTGCATCGCGTTCAGCAATGGCCCCACCTTGCGGGCGCTGCCGGCACCGAATTCAACGATCACGCCAGAGCCCATGGCGGTGGCGATCTCCTCGGCTGACTGCTCCAGGAGGGCAATTTCCGTGCGCGTGAGGCTGTATTCCGGTTGTTGGCAGATTTGATCGAACAGCTGCGAGCCCTCAGCGTCGTAGAGGAACCAGGCGGGGAGCTGTCGGGGTTCCCGTTCCAGGCCTTCTTTCACCAATCGCTGCATGTCCGCCGCGGGCGGATGCAGGTCGATCAAGGTTGGCCGTGTGGCGGTGGTAATTGTCATGGGGGGTGGTCATCGCGCCAGACGTAGACCTGCGGCCATCCACCGGCTCACTGGGGGGAAGAAGTTTCGGTAGGTGTCGCGGGCATGTCCAGGGGGGGTGAGCCGGCTGCTGCCACGCAGCACGAACTGGGAGGTCATGAATTTGCCGTTGTATTCGCCAACAGCCCCGGCCGCGGGATGAAACCCGGGATAGGGCCGATAGGGGCTGGCGGTCCATTGCCACAGCTGGCCATGGCTCTGGAGCAGGTTTTCTCCATGCTGAACCCTGGCGAATTCCCATTCTGCTTCGTTGGGTAACCGTGCCCCGGCCCAACGGGCAAAGGCATCAGCTTCGAACCAGCTGAGGTGACGCACTGGCCGGTGATCCTCTAGTGGGCGTCGGCTTCCCAGAGTGAATTCCCAGCGCCAGGGCCCCTCTCCATCGCGATCCCGCCGCCAGTAGCGGGGTGCTTGCCAGCCCCGGCGTTGGCACTCCGCCCACCCCTCGCTCATCCACAGGTCTGGGCGGCGGTAACCACCGTCGTCGATGAAGCGGCGATAGGCCCCGTTGCTCACCAGCCGATCGGCGATGGCAAAGGGGTCGAGCCAGGTGCGGTGGCGTGGTCCTTCGTTATCGAAATGGAAGCTATCCCCTTGGTGGCCCACCTCCACCAGCCCTCCCCGGCAGTGCAGCCAGGGACCATGGAGGTCGTCGGCGCAGGTCGGGCCGCTGTCAGGCAGATCCTCATCTTGCTCACACCAGTCGTCGCGATAGGCGGGCTCCAGGGGTTGCCGGCTGAAGCCATCGAGTAGATCCATCAGGAGCAACTCCTGATGCTGCTGCTCGTGCTGCAGTCCCAGCTCCACCAGCTCCCGCCAGGGGCCATCGGCGTGATGCACTAGCAGCGTCTCCAGGGCCTGGGTAACCCGTTGTCTCCAGGCCGCAACGTCGGCCATGGGTGGTCGGCTGAGGAGGCCTCGCTGCGGCCGCGGCTGGCGAGGACCGACCGTGTCGTAATAGGAATTGAACAGGTAGCTCCAGCGGGGATCTGCCGGTGTGTAATCCGGCTGATGGGGCTTCAACACGAAGGTTTCAAAAAACCAGGTGGTGTGGGCTAGGTGCCATTTAGGCGGGCTGGCATCGGCCATGCCCTGCAGATTGAGGTCCTCTGCGTCGAGCGGAGCGATCAAGGCTTCGCTGGCCTGACGCACCTCCAACAGTCGATCCAGGAGGGAGCCAGCGGCCATGGGATGGAGTCGTACCCGAGTGACCCTAGGGAGATCCTCAGCAAGTTCAGCGAGACACTGCACTTAGCATCAGCCAACTCTGCAGCCCCATTCGTGATCGGCACGTTGTTGGCTGAGCGGTATCGCCTGGATCGGTGTTGCTCCAACGATCCTGATCGATCGGATGCTGTGCTCTGGCGTGCTGCCGACCAGATGGCCGGGGATACGGCTGTGGCACTCAGGCAGTTGAAAACTGATGCGGCTCAGCAGCGATTTCGCCAGTTGTGGCCAGCGATCCAGTCGGTGCTGCATCCTCAGATTCCTCGCTTTGGAGGGCTGATTGAGTCCCACGACAGCTTCTGGCTGGTGCGCGAGTGGCAGGAGGGGTCGACCCTCCACCAGATCCAGGAGCAGCGGCTTCAGCGCCAGCTGGTGTTTGGTGCTGGTGAGGTGCTGCTCTTGATGCGTCAACTGCTCTCACCTCTGGCGGTGCTTCACGGCCATGCGCTGGTGCACGGCGACATCAATCCCCGCAATCTCCTGCGCCGCGATCATGACGGGTTGCCGGTGCTGCTCGATTTCGGACTGTTGCAGCGCTCTGGAGCCCAGCCCCTCGAGGGTGCCTCAGCGAGCTATGCCCCGCGAGCGCAAGGCCGGCGGGAACCGGCTGCGGCCTGGATGGATCTTCATGGGCTCGGGGTGACGGCGCTCACCTTGCTCACCGGGCGGCCGCCGGAGCAGTTATTGGATGCCGAAGGTCTCCACTGGAGCGCGCCCGCTGATCTTGAACTGGCCCCCCCCTACCGCCAAGTGCTGGAGCGTTTGCTGTCGGAGCAGCCGGACCAGCGCTTTGATGAAGCCTCTGAAGCCCTCCGCGCTCTCCAGGCGGTAACGATGCCTGAATCGACGGGGCCGCAGCCCCGCGCCGATCGCACCGTGGTGTTGGCCCCTGTGGTGGCGGCTGATCCCGACCCTGAATCCATCGCAGCCCACTCACCGGATCTGCCGACGTTCACGCCGCCAGCCAGGCAGGCCTCGCGCCGCCGCCCGCGGGCGGAGGAACGTCAACAGGCAGCGGAAGGACG
This window contains:
- the lysS gene encoding lysine--tRNA ligase, with amino-acid sequence MSELRETRLEKANALRDQGREPYALLFEPTHRMAALQANHADLPKGEERDCTVAVAGRVMTRRVMGKLAFFTLADETGTIQLFLEKAALGEAFAQITSLVDSGDLIGVQGILRRTDRGELSVKVSEWTMLTKALQPLPDKWHGLADVEKRYRQRYLDLIVTPQSRETFRRRANTVSAIRRWLDDRAFLEIETPVLQSQPGGADARPFETHHNALDLPLTLRIATELHLKRLVVGGFERVYELGRIFRNEGVSTRHNPEFTSVEIYQAYSDYIGMMELTEQMVSSVCQEVCGTTTLTYQGTEIDLAPPWRRATMHELVEDATGLDFNSFTRRDDAATAMQAKGLHAPELADSVGRLLNEAFEQSVESTLIQPTFVIDYPVEISPLARPHRSKPGLVERFELFIVGREHANAFSELTDPVDQRQRLEAQQERKAAGDLEAQGLDEDFVTALEVGMPPTGGLGIGIDRLVMLLTDSPSIRDVIAFPLLRPDA
- a CDS encoding hercynine metabolism protein, with translation MAPTWLDQLERNLEERLDAFLRSNPDQDRLLQEQHLQDRQRDLCRRRDQMQLQARDLRRQLLSLAEQVQAWGARSDKARDAGADDLAQRAKDHVSTLMNQGRVLWTELDRLGQSFKDLDRQISDLNQQASQQSGQRSLDEDWALFEAHQELEELRRRQGLS
- a CDS encoding hercynine metabolism small protein, translating into MGLEERRQTIKAQREQLISELEAIYMGAFERIGQLEMGEGAVARLTQLMLRSREAAITPLQEEIEAPLITRAPDQAGQTN
- the egtD gene encoding L-histidine N(alpha)-methyltransferase, with amino-acid sequence MTITTATRPTLIDLHPPAADMQRLVKEGLEREPRQLPAWFLYDAEGSQLFDQICQQPEYSLTRTEIALLEQSAEEIATAMGSGVIVEFGAGSARKVGPLLNAMQPAAYVALDISAAHLQQATAALQAAHPGVPMLGICCDHSRLEVLPDHPLLQGQRRLGFFPGSSLGNFTQEEAVRLLRRFRLLLDGGPLLLGLDQPKSQTRLEAAYDDAAGISAAFARNLLQRLNRDLSADFQPQRFSYQAQWQAAHSRVQMVLVSDCEQTVSIGSSSWRFAAGEPLVTEYSVKYSPEMACDLAEAAGWRWCRRWHDPADDLSLHWLEPAD
- the egtB gene encoding ergothioneine biosynthesis protein EgtB translates to MAAGSLLDRLLEVRQASEALIAPLDAEDLNLQGMADASPPKWHLAHTTWFFETFVLKPHQPDYTPADPRWSYLFNSYYDTVGPRQPRPQRGLLSRPPMADVAAWRQRVTQALETLLVHHADGPWRELVELGLQHEQQHQELLLMDLLDGFSRQPLEPAYRDDWCEQDEDLPDSGPTCADDLHGPWLHCRGGLVEVGHQGDSFHFDNEGPRHRTWLDPFAIADRLVSNGAYRRFIDDGGYRRPDLWMSEGWAECQRRGWQAPRYWRRDRDGEGPWRWEFTLGSRRPLEDHRPVRHLSWFEADAFARWAGARLPNEAEWEFARVQHGENLLQSHGQLWQWTASPYRPYPGFHPAAGAVGEYNGKFMTSQFVLRGSSRLTPPGHARDTYRNFFPPVSRWMAAGLRLAR